From one uncultured Methanoregula sp. genomic stretch:
- a CDS encoding MarR family transcriptional regulator, whose translation MTDDVRDRVAENFLAIIPLLYRQIFRVNHGVSGIKTAQYRVLGILKKAGPLSMSEIGRHLYISKPYMTALVDSLIGNNWVERQQDATDRRVIRITITPSGKKYLKESLEMYRNDLELLLGDLSDKELEQFSLSLEHLRTILTKIE comes from the coding sequence ATGACGGATGATGTGAGGGACAGGGTTGCCGAAAACTTCCTTGCCATCATACCCTTGTTATACAGGCAGATCTTCAGAGTAAACCATGGCGTATCCGGCATAAAAACCGCCCAGTACCGGGTCCTCGGGATCCTGAAAAAAGCCGGGCCGCTCTCGATGTCGGAGATCGGAAGGCACCTGTACATCTCAAAACCGTACATGACCGCGCTTGTCGATTCGCTGATCGGGAACAACTGGGTTGAACGGCAGCAGGACGCCACAGACCGGCGGGTCATCAGGATCACGATCACTCCTTCCGGGAAAAAGTATCTCAAAGAATCGCTGGAGATGTACAGGAACGATCTCGAGCTCCTGCTCGGGGACCTCAGTGACAAGGAACTTGAACAGTTCTCTCTCTCGCTTGAACACCTGCGGACCATCCTGACAAAAATCGAATAA
- a CDS encoding Nre family DNA repair protein — protein MIGKGAYLRELTALTMQMPSVAVGKELEGSSPPSVFIGSWNYPDVYAGPMVAPLHGDTSVMDRPESWIPESRTQEEIIGYRLNLIRGKHRVHAHDACNRFIEKLQEITLSASSLESEISFQSAPTGHSFSEEHTPFGPSAPVERFEIEAGRWDPDLEKVYYDTDLNAREAVIDLHKKSLPFSSIQKAFSTGVMGRGPARHLVPTRWSITACDTMIGDKLLSDVKKCPVIDSFRVHEFSSLNNNYAVILMPTGWQYEWSEAFLHVLADEEYVFSDHEGTKKKTEYSPLGGCYYSCKMAVLEALAREQKQAGAIVVREALQGYVPLGVFNVRENVRTSLKQTATEFEDIRSALVHISEKFTLPMERFIDEGELLRTMLRGRQSTLNDFLPAAR, from the coding sequence ATGATTGGGAAAGGCGCATATCTCCGCGAGCTTACGGCGTTAACGATGCAGATGCCTTCTGTAGCTGTGGGAAAAGAGCTGGAAGGCAGTTCCCCTCCCTCGGTATTTATCGGGAGCTGGAATTACCCGGATGTTTATGCCGGACCCATGGTTGCCCCCCTTCATGGCGATACTTCGGTAATGGACCGGCCCGAATCCTGGATTCCGGAGAGCAGGACCCAGGAAGAGATCATCGGGTACCGGCTCAACCTGATACGGGGAAAGCACCGGGTTCATGCCCATGACGCTTGCAACCGCTTTATTGAAAAGCTCCAGGAGATCACGCTCTCTGCCTCCTCGCTTGAGAGCGAGATCAGTTTCCAGAGCGCCCCGACCGGGCACTCATTTTCCGAAGAGCATACCCCTTTTGGGCCGAGTGCCCCGGTGGAGCGGTTCGAGATTGAAGCCGGCAGGTGGGATCCAGACCTCGAGAAGGTCTATTATGACACCGACCTGAATGCACGGGAAGCGGTCATTGATCTTCATAAAAAATCCCTTCCCTTTTCAAGCATCCAGAAAGCCTTCTCCACCGGTGTGATGGGAAGGGGCCCGGCCCGGCACCTGGTTCCCACCCGCTGGTCGATAACTGCCTGTGATACCATGATCGGAGACAAGCTCTTAAGCGACGTGAAAAAATGCCCGGTCATCGATTCGTTCCGGGTCCATGAATTTTCAAGCCTCAACAACAATTACGCGGTGATCCTGATGCCGACCGGCTGGCAGTACGAGTGGTCGGAGGCCTTCCTCCATGTCCTTGCAGACGAGGAGTATGTCTTCTCTGACCATGAGGGGACAAAGAAGAAAACAGAGTACTCCCCGCTTGGCGGTTGTTATTATTCCTGCAAGATGGCAGTTCTCGAAGCCCTTGCAAGGGAACAGAAACAGGCCGGGGCAATCGTGGTCCGGGAAGCGCTCCAAGGGTACGTCCCGCTGGGGGTATTCAATGTACGGGAGAATGTCCGCACCTCCCTGAAGCAGACCGCCACCGAGTTTGAGGATATAAGGTCGGCCCTTGTGCATATCTCTGAAAAGTTCACCCTGCCAATGGAGCGTTTCATTGACGAGGGCGAACTGCTCCGGACAATGCTCCGCGGGCGGCAAAGCACCCTGAACGATTTCCTTCCCGCTGCCCGCTGA
- the eif1A gene encoding translation initiation factor eIF-1A, with amino-acid sequence MCIRNNTNNDEGIDPNAVNEDGTPIVRVRLPRKRNNEQFAMAELMMGANHIRVRCHDGVTRMGRIKGKIKKRAWIREGDIVLVTPWSFQDEKCDIVYRYLPPQADWLRKNRYL; translated from the coding sequence GTGTGCATTAGGAATAATACCAATAATGATGAAGGAATTGACCCAAACGCAGTAAACGAAGATGGTACTCCAATCGTCAGGGTCCGGTTGCCAAGGAAACGGAATAACGAACAGTTCGCCATGGCTGAACTCATGATGGGGGCAAACCATATCCGGGTCCGGTGCCATGACGGGGTGACCCGCATGGGCAGGATCAAGGGTAAGATCAAGAAGCGCGCATGGATCCGTGAAGGAGACATCGTGCTCGTAACCCCGTGGTCATTCCAGGACGAGAAATGCGATATCGTATACCGCTACCTTCCTCCCCAGGCAGACTGGCTGAGGAAAAACCGGTATCTCTGA